A window of Pyrobaculum aerophilum str. IM2 contains these coding sequences:
- a CDS encoding Lrp/AsnC family transcriptional regulator: MEAVVFLNVDIGAEDRVMEELAAIPEVKAVYFVYGPYDIIIKIDAPDIEKIRSIVRDKVRKIEGIRSTTTLVVAKSHVKTSPPHA; encoded by the coding sequence ATGGAGGCTGTAGTGTTTCTAAACGTGGACATTGGGGCTGAGGATAGAGTAATGGAAGAACTGGCCGCAATACCGGAGGTAAAAGCCGTGTACTTTGTCTATGGGCCTTATGACATTATTATTAAGATTGACGCGCCAGACATAGAAAAAATTAGAAGTATTGTGAGGGATAAAGTGAGGAAAATAGAGGGAATTAGGTCAACGACCACTCTTGTGGTCGCCAAGTCCCACGTGAAAACTTCGCCGCCACACGCCTAG
- a CDS encoding Lrp/AsnC family transcriptional regulator gives MDEIDRKLITLLQANGKKTLQELSEEIGKPKTTLAARIKKLENDGVIIGYKAVVNPFALGYKLLAFVLVSVRRGAAPKEAKPLQLEVAEKVLAECNGEGGLPYVEEAYVITGPYDLLFKVWSRDVKQLSTFLVTYLASNPDIQRTETLIVLEIVDDWRRRVMPPATTG, from the coding sequence ATGGACGAAATTGATCGTAAACTAATAACGCTCCTCCAGGCAAACGGCAAAAAAACCTTACAAGAACTCAGCGAAGAGATTGGAAAGCCCAAAACGACGCTCGCCGCAAGAATTAAAAAATTAGAAAACGATGGAGTTATTATTGGCTATAAAGCCGTTGTAAATCCCTTTGCCCTGGGGTATAAACTCCTCGCCTTTGTCCTAGTGAGCGTGAGAAGAGGCGCGGCGCCGAAGGAGGCAAAACCGCTTCAATTAGAAGTAGCCGAAAAAGTGCTCGCGGAGTGCAACGGCGAGGGAGGATTGCCTTACGTCGAAGAGGCTTATGTCATCACAGGCCCCTACGACTTGCTATTTAAAGTGTGGTCACGCGATGTAAAACAACTCTCCACTTTCCTCGTGACTTACCTGGCGTCAAATCCAGACATCCAGAGAACGGAGACTTTGATTGTCCTAGAGATTGTAGACGACTGGCGGAGGCGCGTAATGCCTCCAGCCACAACGGGGTAG
- a CDS encoding 30S ribosomal protein S3ae: MAEKQKAVAKQEKVAISKRDPWALKKWFSVYAPSYLGGVFLAEVPANEAQKLLMRTLEVSLYDITKDISHLPIKLKFQIHRVEGLKALTRFKGLELTRDYIRSLVRKGTSKVTAITEVKTKDGMVMRIAVLGITTHRIGTAQKSAMRKKMIETLVKKAAELDSGQFLKEILEGTLAADLFIVAKKIAPMRKVEIAKIKVLKYPPEEEQIVVKEAVAEVTSA, translated from the coding sequence ATGGCCGAGAAGCAGAAGGCCGTTGCTAAGCAGGAAAAAGTCGCTATTTCAAAGAGGGATCCATGGGCCTTGAAGAAATGGTTCAGCGTCTACGCCCCTTCATACCTTGGCGGAGTCTTCCTGGCAGAAGTCCCGGCAAACGAGGCGCAGAAATTACTAATGCGCACGTTAGAAGTCTCCCTATACGACATCACAAAGGACATATCGCACCTCCCCATAAAGCTGAAATTTCAAATTCACCGAGTCGAGGGGCTTAAGGCATTGACCCGTTTTAAAGGCCTCGAGCTGACAAGGGATTACATAAGATCGCTTGTAAGAAAGGGGACGAGCAAAGTAACTGCCATTACCGAGGTAAAAACTAAGGACGGAATGGTCATGAGAATTGCCGTTTTGGGAATTACTACACACCGTATTGGTACCGCCCAGAAATCCGCCATGAGGAAAAAAATGATAGAAACGCTGGTAAAAAAAGCCGCCGAGCTAGATTCGGGGCAGTTCTTAAAAGAGATTCTGGAGGGGACTCTTGCGGCTGATCTCTTTATAGTTGCCAAGAAAATAGCGCCTATGCGGAAGGTCGAGATTGCTAAGATAAAAGTGCTTAAGTATCCGCCGGAGGAGGAGCAAATAGTTGTGAAAGAAGCCGTCGCCGAGGTTACCTCGGCTTAA
- a CDS encoding KH domain-containing protein, with the protein MASEYLRGIIYEPIDKKRLRAAREFVKLVDGKYGHRVELDEKQLYIKITPGPEATVDSILKIRDMARAIALGFDPEKALMLENDEYTLAVIELKEYTDKPNHLRRIKGRIIGEEGRAKRTIENLAEVSMVVGDNYVALLGKLDDVEIAKRAVEMIIEGKKHGTVYKFIQSVKRRR; encoded by the coding sequence GTGGCGTCGGAGTATCTAAGGGGGATAATCTACGAGCCAATTGACAAGAAGAGACTGAGAGCCGCGAGGGAGTTCGTCAAGTTAGTAGACGGAAAATATGGACATAGAGTGGAGCTGGACGAAAAACAGCTGTACATTAAGATAACCCCAGGCCCCGAGGCCACAGTGGACTCTATATTAAAAATAAGAGATATGGCGCGGGCCATCGCCCTAGGGTTCGACCCGGAGAAGGCCCTCATGTTAGAAAACGATGAATATACGCTGGCGGTGATAGAGTTAAAGGAGTATACTGACAAGCCGAATCACTTGAGGAGAATTAAGGGGAGGATAATCGGCGAGGAGGGGAGGGCGAAAAGGACAATTGAAAACCTAGCAGAGGTGTCTATGGTGGTTGGAGACAATTACGTGGCGCTATTAGGAAAACTAGACGACGTGGAGATAGCAAAGAGAGCCGTCGAGATGATAATTGAAGGTAAGAAGCACGGAACGGTATATAAATTTATCCAGAGTGTGAAAAGGAGGCGTTAA
- a CDS encoding serine protein kinase RIO yields MGCVRSEKDSDYYKVVDDAINSYAWAAVVKLQERRVITDVLGPIGQGKEAKIILARGADGRYAVLKIFYPVPVRFKRRSPYILGDPRFRNLKISDQLHLVEVWCRKEFGNLSRAYEAGVRVPRPLGFYRNVLAMEFIGVDRNPAPLLAEVGLENIEDPYGLFYDILKNLEKTYVLAGLVHGDLSPFNILYDGQNPWIIDWGSAVRRGHPKEFEYLRRDVERVLEFFGYPLDAEALFKKLVERGAWRGRVEVDEEGWLLIGGKRIID; encoded by the coding sequence GTGGGGTGCGTGAGGAGCGAGAAAGACAGCGACTACTACAAAGTGGTAGATGACGCTATAAACTCCTACGCCTGGGCCGCCGTGGTTAAATTACAAGAGAGGAGAGTCATAACAGACGTTCTGGGGCCTATAGGCCAGGGAAAGGAAGCGAAAATTATATTAGCAAGGGGAGCTGACGGCAGATACGCGGTATTGAAAATATTCTACCCAGTCCCAGTCCGATTTAAGAGGAGATCTCCCTATATATTGGGAGATCCCCGATTTAGAAATCTGAAAATAAGCGACCAGCTCCATTTGGTGGAAGTTTGGTGCAGGAAGGAGTTCGGCAATCTCTCCAGGGCTTATGAGGCAGGGGTTAGGGTGCCAAGGCCTCTGGGGTTTTATAGAAACGTCTTGGCCATGGAATTCATAGGCGTTGACCGCAACCCAGCCCCCCTACTCGCGGAGGTTGGCTTGGAAAACATAGAGGATCCCTACGGCCTTTTCTACGACATTCTGAAAAATTTAGAAAAGACATACGTGCTGGCGGGGCTTGTCCACGGAGATCTCAGCCCCTTTAATATCCTATATGATGGCCAAAACCCCTGGATAATTGACTGGGGCTCTGCTGTGAGGCGGGGCCATCCAAAGGAGTTTGAATACTTGAGGAGAGACGTGGAGAGAGTCCTCGAGTTCTTCGGATATCCGCTTGACGCTGAGGCGCTTTTTAAAAAGCTTGTGGAGAGGGGGGCTTGGCGGGGCAGAGTTGAGGTGGATGAAGAGGGGTGGTTATTAATAGGGGGCAAGAGAATTATAGACTAG
- a CDS encoding indolepyruvate oxidoreductase subunit beta, translated as MATSLVIVGVGGQGVLTLARWIGEAALAEGYDVRIAEVHGMSQRGGSVEVHVRYGKDIYAPIVEEGGADYVIALEALEALRAYKYLKRGGELIVNRRVIQPPGNWLEEEEVFKAILTSGLKSYIVPCFDIAIELGSPLYENAVMLGFFSQLAGLPMPPSLDERNREAFRRGALVYNSLAPY; from the coding sequence ATGGCGACAAGCCTAGTTATTGTCGGCGTAGGAGGGCAGGGAGTTTTAACTCTGGCCAGGTGGATAGGCGAGGCAGCTCTGGCGGAGGGATACGACGTGAGGATCGCAGAAGTACATGGAATGAGCCAGCGCGGGGGCTCTGTAGAGGTCCACGTGAGGTACGGAAAGGATATATACGCCCCCATAGTAGAGGAGGGCGGCGCCGACTATGTAATAGCGCTGGAGGCCCTGGAGGCGTTACGCGCCTATAAGTATTTAAAAAGAGGCGGCGAGTTAATTGTAAATAGGCGGGTAATTCAGCCGCCGGGAAACTGGTTGGAAGAGGAGGAGGTATTCAAAGCAATTTTGACATCCGGCTTGAAGAGCTACATTGTACCTTGTTTTGACATAGCAATAGAACTGGGCTCTCCTCTCTACGAAAACGCTGTTATGTTGGGCTTCTTCTCCCAGCTGGCCGGCCTGCCCATGCCCCCGAGCCTAGACGAGCGGAATAGAGAGGCTTTCCGCAGGGGAGCCCTAGTCTATAATTCTCTTGCCCCCTATTAA
- a CDS encoding indolepyruvate ferredoxin oxidoreductase subunit alpha → MPGNARQRKIALVDKWRELEKLSSDFLQIEGSGDVVIVTSGVAYNYVKEAVRRLNIRATVVKLGISVPVPPKVREIARGGEVVVVEEGDPVVEIQLRALGINTRGKIDGYFPKHGELDINKTALGLAKALGLSYAPPTPLKPPLEPPPRPPVLCPGCPHMATFYILRLATAGLNPVWSGDIGCYSLGINTGQQDLITHMGSSVGLGAGIALATGQFVVATVGDSTFYHAVLPQLVDIATRSVPILIVVMDNAYTAMTGGQPSPSRAIPAERITEAFGISTFVIDPIDVKKSVEIIKKAVEIVKSGRPAVVVSRRPCALIGVRKARRAGIQLPKYQVDVNKCTGCGLCYNLLKCSAIYKRPDRKAHVDPALCVGCGICAEVCPFNAFKPEGKREAWLELWRQA, encoded by the coding sequence GTGCCCGGGAATGCCAGACAGCGCAAAATAGCGCTAGTGGATAAATGGCGTGAATTAGAGAAGTTATCTTCCGATTTCTTACAAATAGAGGGCTCAGGCGATGTTGTTATAGTAACATCGGGAGTAGCGTATAACTATGTCAAAGAGGCAGTGCGCCGTCTTAATATCAGAGCTACTGTGGTGAAACTGGGCATATCCGTTCCGGTGCCTCCAAAGGTGAGGGAAATAGCCAGGGGCGGGGAGGTAGTTGTCGTTGAGGAGGGCGATCCCGTAGTTGAAATACAGCTGAGGGCCTTGGGGATTAACACTAGGGGTAAAATCGACGGCTACTTTCCAAAACACGGCGAGCTTGATATTAATAAAACAGCTTTAGGCTTAGCTAAGGCCTTAGGCCTGTCCTACGCCCCGCCAACCCCTCTAAAGCCGCCCTTGGAGCCGCCTCCCAGGCCCCCTGTGCTGTGCCCCGGCTGTCCTCACATGGCCACGTTTTACATATTGAGACTGGCCACCGCGGGGCTGAACCCCGTGTGGTCTGGTGACATTGGGTGTTACTCCCTCGGGATAAATACGGGGCAACAAGACTTAATTACGCACATGGGCTCCTCAGTAGGCCTAGGCGCGGGCATTGCCTTGGCGACTGGGCAATTTGTAGTGGCCACTGTGGGGGACTCCACCTTTTACCACGCGGTTTTGCCGCAACTTGTGGATATTGCGACAAGGTCAGTGCCGATTTTAATAGTGGTTATGGACAACGCCTATACTGCAATGACAGGCGGCCAGCCGAGCCCCAGCAGGGCTATCCCAGCGGAGAGAATAACAGAGGCCTTTGGAATATCTACATTTGTAATTGACCCAATTGATGTTAAAAAAAGCGTCGAAATTATTAAAAAGGCTGTTGAAATTGTGAAAAGCGGAAGGCCCGCGGTAGTTGTGTCCCGGAGGCCTTGTGCGTTAATAGGCGTGAGAAAGGCGAGGAGGGCGGGCATACAATTGCCGAAGTACCAAGTGGATGTAAATAAATGCACAGGATGCGGCTTGTGTTATAATTTGTTGAAGTGTAGCGCTATTTACAAGAGGCCTGATAGAAAGGCTCATGTAGACCCGGCTCTGTGCGTTGGATGCGGCATCTGCGCAGAGGTGTGTCCCTTTAACGCCTTTAAGCCAGAGGGGAAGAGAGAGGCATGGCTTGAATTATGGCGACAAGCCTAG
- a CDS encoding zf-TFIIB domain-containing protein gives MRFCPRDGTLMVPYKKDGVTVLKCPKCGYEVKLSEKVKEAYRQKAEVAEDKKRGVMIAEERRAEYDQEEMEELRRQLLENLQETEREGE, from the coding sequence ATGCGCTTCTGCCCAAGAGACGGCACGTTAATGGTGCCGTATAAAAAAGACGGGGTCACTGTGTTGAAGTGCCCTAAATGTGGCTATGAAGTTAAGCTCTCTGAAAAGGTAAAAGAGGCATATAGGCAAAAGGCTGAAGTAGCTGAGGATAAGAAGAGGGGGGTTATGATAGCCGAGGAGAGGAGGGCTGAGTACGACCAGGAGGAAATGGAAGAGTTAAGGAGACAGCTCTTAGAAAATCTGCAAGAGACAGAGAGAGAAGGGGAGTAG